A genomic stretch from Pochonia chlamydosporia 170 chromosome 4, whole genome shotgun sequence includes:
- a CDS encoding initiation-specific alpha-1,6-mannosyltransferase (similar to Magnaporthe oryzae 70-15 XP_003720876.1) produces MLNSRRAIAAAVLILIIFFLTVRSHTSSTHASTNAASAQESTPDNNAPLDTKRAVAQKPIVDMTHMSTFDKLAYAYPYDIEAKFPNYIWQTWKKTPADRDFEFREQEASWTLQHPTFVHEVITDDVAVSMLRLFYAAVPEVLETYDALPLPVLKADFFRYLILFARGGIYSDIDTFAIKSALEWVPAHIPRQTIGLVIGIEADPDRPDWADWYSRRIQFCQWTIQSKPGHPVLREIITRITNSTLKLKLEGKLSSFQGKNVVDLTGPAVWTDTIMDYLNDQRYFDMTKSQGKIDWHNFTGMEMSKRVGDVIVLPITSFSPGVEQMGSKDYDDPMAFVKHDFEGTWKPESERHIGEQKEEQQQGGQ; encoded by the exons ATGCTTAATTCGCGCCGCGCAATCGCTGCGGCCGTCCTCATACTCATTATATTCTTCCTCACGGTGCGGTCACACACTTCTTCCACCCATGCCAGCACGAATGCCGCCAGCGCCCAAGAATCTACACCCGACAACAATGCGCCTCTCGATACGAAACGAGCCGTTGCCCAGAAGCCCATTGTCGACATGACACACATGTCCACCTTCGACAAGCTTGCGTATGCGTATCCCTACGATATCGAGGCCAAATTCCCCAATTACATTTGGCAAACATGGAAGAAGACCCCAGCCGATCGTGATTTCGAGTTTCGCGAGCAAGAAGCTTCATGGACTCTTCAGCATCCAACATTCGTACATGAAGTCATAACTGATGACGTTGCTGTGAGCATGCTTCGTTTGTTCTACGCTGCTGTCCCAGAGGTGCTCGAGACCTATGACGCATTGCCTCTACCCGTTCTCAAAGCCGACTTCTTTCGCTACCTAATCCTATTTGCACGCGGAGGGATCTATTCCGACATTGATACATTCGCCATTAAGAGCGCCCTAGAATGGGTTCCTGCACACATTCCGCGCCAGACCATTGGTTTGGTCATTGGCATTGAAGCCGACCCTGATCGCCCCGATTGGGCAGATTGGTATAGCCGCCGTATTCAATTCTGCCAATGGACCATTCAGAGCAAACCGGGCCACCCAGTGCTACGCGAAATCATAACCAGAATTACCAATTCCACTCTTAAGCTGAAGCTGGAAGGCAAGCTCTCCAGCTTCCAGGGAAAGAACGTGGTCGATTTGACAGGTCCTGCTGTGTGGACTGACACTATTATGGACTACTTGAACGATCAGCGATATTTCGATATGACCAAGAGCCAGGGAAAGATTGACTGGCACAACTTTACTGGCATGGAAATGAGCAAACGTGTTGGCGACGTCATTGTGCTACCTATCACGAGCTTTTCACCCGGTGTCGAGCAGATGGGCTCCAAGGATTACGACGACCCTATGGCTTTTGTCAAGCACGACTTTGAAG GTACTTGGAAGCCCGAAAGCGAAAGGCATATTGGTGAACAAAAAGAGGAACAACAGCAAGGGGGTCAATAA